The following coding sequences lie in one Zingiber officinale cultivar Zhangliang chromosome 2B, Zo_v1.1, whole genome shotgun sequence genomic window:
- the LOC122046584 gene encoding G-type lectin S-receptor-like serine/threonine-protein kinase At4g27290: MARMQLFLLPFLEILLLAGTSFLLGQSSPGDILMGNSSLIDGQTLISMGSVFQLGFFSPVNNSATAYIGIWYYNIPPRESKVVVWVANRNKSVDTSMTSLNLTSDGNLILFEEGTRVWSTGTSAELNSARLQLLDSGNLALTADNSNRILWQSFDHECDTFLPGMKLGFDLWTNTSWQFLSWMSATDPSPGMYVGKFEKYNVPDFFTQSVNGSVKIFRTGPWNGLWFAGLPMLGNSILERNINFTYVSNQNETYYIHEYETRSPQLTRTVVDADGTYKTWSFVGGGWRLFLSFPTDDCDHYNYCGRNSVCTKGYYSSSCRCLEGFEKKNVVECARKEPLRCSSNRFWKEASVKVPDTENATSRGTISLDACKKLCLDDCSCVAYAVINGPYGCITWRGDLLDLRSFTDGGDDLYIRLPESSTSNWKKLEWAIVISTLLGIILLCSVGVLVRRRRRNRALQFPNVEKGSISAFNVLPSHDLHTIKVATNDFSEENKLGEGGFGVVYKGQFDDGQKIAVKKLSRYSSQGPNEFQNEVSVIAKLQHRNLVRLLGFCVEGDERLMIFEYMENRSLDAFIYDKAKSSLLNWQRRFSIIIGIARGLLYLHQDSRLRVIHRDLKPSNILLDKDMNPKISDFGIARIFEGDNALEDATTRPVGTFGYMAPEYLSRGVFSFKSDVFSFGVIVLEIISGKKNRVFSQTDTSLNLVGYVYKLWKEERSLEIVDDILNQSYPKEEVLRCIQMSLLCVQDNNKDRPTMTEVVTMLTSEDQLFTPIIQPTISSTSSEGGFTTNEMSFTLVGR; the protein is encoded by the exons ATGGCGCGGATGCAACTCTTTCTTCTACCGTTCTTGGAAATACTACTACTAGCAGGGACATCCTTTCTACTTGGCCAATCCTCTCCAG GAGATATATTGATGGGGAATAGCTCACTTATCGATGGCCAGACATTGATCTCGATGGGAAGCGTGTTCCAGCTCGGCTTCTTCAGTCCAGTTAACAATTCTGCGACTGCATACATAGGAATTTGGTACTATAATATCCCACCAAGAGAAAGCAAAGTAGTAGTATGGGTCGCCAATAGGAACAAGTCTGTCGACACATCCATGACATCCTTGAACCTGACTTCCGACGGAAATCTAATCTTATTTGAGGAAGGAACACGGGTTTGGTCCACGGGAACATCCGCAGAACTCAATTCCGCACGCTTGCAGCTTTTAGACTCAGGAAACCTCGCGCTGACTGCCGACAACTCTAACAGAATTCTGTGGCAGAGCTTCGATCATGAGTGTGACACTTTTCTCCCTGGCATGAAGCTGGGATTCGACCTCTGGACCAACACTTCGTGGCAGTTCCTGTCATGGATGAGTGCCACGGACCCATCTCCGGGCATGTACGTGGGCAAATTTGAGAAATATAATGTTCCGGATTTTTTCACGCAGAGTGTGAATGGATCCGTCAAAATCTTCCGCACTGGGCCATGGAACGGGCTATGGTTCGCCGGCCTTCCAATGCTGGGGAACAGCATATTGGAGAGGAACATAAATTTCACATACGTGTCCAACCAGAATGAGACCTACTACATACATGAATATGAGACTCGATCGCCACAGCTAACGCGGACAGTAGTTGACGCCGACGGAACCTACAAGACTTGGAGTTTTGTTGGGGGAGGGTGGAGACTTTTCTTGTCATTTCCAACTGACGACTGCGATCACTACAACTATTGTGGCCGCAACAGCGTTTGCACCAAGGGCTACTACTCAAGTTCCTGTCGTTGCTTGGAAGGGTTTGAGAAAAAAAACGTTGTCGAATGCGCGAGGAAGGAGCCCTTGCGTTGCTCGTCGAACCGGTTTTGGAAGGAAGCAAGCGTGAAGGTGCCCGACACCGAGAATGCAACCTCAAGAGGCACAATTAGTCTGGATGCGTGCAAGAAATTGTGCTTGGATGATTGCTCCTGCGTCGCGTATGCAGTGATCAATGGGCCTTATGGCTGCATAACTTGGCGCGGTGACCTGTTGGATCTCAGAAGTTTTACCGACGGAGGAGACGATTTATACATTCGGCTTCCAG AATCATCAACCTCAAATTGGAAGAAGCTCGAGTGGGCGATAGTTATTTCGACGTTGCTGGGAATTATTTTGCTGTGCAGTGTAGGTGTACTCgttaggaggaggaggagaaacaGAGCATTGCAGTTTCCAAATGTTGAGAAAG GTTCGATCAGCGCATTCAATGTACTTCCTTCACATGATTTGCATACTATAAAAGTTGCAACAAATGATTTTTCTGAAGAAAACAAGCTTGGGGAAGGGGGATTTGGTGTTGTTTACAAG GGTCAATTTGATGATGGACAGAAGATTGCTGTCAAAAAATTATCAAGATACTCTTCACAAGGCCCAAATGAGTTCCAGAATGAAGTCTCCGTAATAGCTAAATTACAACATAGAAACCTAGTTCGTCTTCTAGGCTTTTGTGTTGAAGGAGATGAGAGACTTATGATATTTGAATACATGGAAAATAGAAGTCTTGATGCCTTTATTTATG ATAAAGCTAAAAGTTCATTACTAAATTGGCAAAGACGTTTCAGTATTATAATTGGGATCGCTCGAGGACTTCTATACTTACATCAAGACTCTAGATTGAGAGTCATTCATCGTGATCTTAAGCCCAGCAATATTCTCCTTGACAAGGATATGAACCCAAAGATTTCAGATTTTGGCATTGCAAGGATATTTGAAGGAGATAATGCTCTTGAGGATGCAACAACACGTCCGGTCGGAACATT TGGTTACATGGCACCTGAGTACTTATCACGTGGAGTTTTTTCATTCAAATCAGATGTGTTTAGCTTCGGTGTGATAGTATTGGAAATCATAAGTGGAAAGAAGAATAGAGTATTCAGTCAAACTGATACAAGCTTAAATCTTGTAGGATAT GTGTATAAACTTTGGAAGGAAGAAAGATCTTTAGAGATTGTTGATGATATATTAAATCAATCATATCCAAAAGAAGAAGTTCTACGTTGTATTCAAATGAGTCTTTTATGTGTACAAGATAATAATAAAGACAGACCAACAATGACAGAAGTGGTGACGATGTTAACAAGTGAGGACCAACTCTTTACTCCGATTATACAACCTACTATATCATCAACTAGCAGCGAAGGAGGTTTCACTACCAACGAAATGAGCTTCACACTTGTAGGTCGATGA